CAGTGGGATTTGGAGGTACGGGTTCGCCAGTAAATCCGGTGGCGATGACGGTAATCCTAATTTCTCCTTGCATTTTATCGTCAATGACAGCGCCAAAGATGATATTGGCGTTGGGATCGACTACTTCGTAGATCGTTTCGGCAGCAGTGTTGACTTCATGTAAGGTTAAATCTTGACCGCCAGTAATATTAAATACTACGCCTTTGGCTCCTTCAATGGAAGATTCTAGCAATGGAGAAGCGATCGCCGCCACAGCAGCTTCCCTAGCCCTAGATTTGCCAGAACCAATCCCGATCCCCATCAAAGCAGAACCCGCATCTGCCATCACGGCTCTAACATCGGCAAAGTCTACATTCACTAATCCAGGAATCGTAATGATATCCGATATCCCTTGCACACCTTGACGCAAAACATCATCGGCGAATCTAAATGCTTCTTGGACTGGGGTTTGTTCCGAAATGACTGACAATAGCTTATCATTGGGGATCACAATCAAGGTATCTACCCGCGTTTGCAGTGCCCCGATCCCTTCTTCCGCTTGATTTGTCCGTCTCCGCCCTTCAAACATGAAAGGACGAGTAACTACCCCAACTGTCAGCGCACCCATCTCCTTGGCTATTTCTGCCACAATTGGAGCCGCTCCAGTACCAGTACCACCACCCATGCCAGCCGTGATAAAAACTAGGTCGGTCGCTTCCAAGGCTGCGGCAATTTCATCGCGAGATTCTTCCGCCGCTTTTTGACCAATGGCTGGATTTCCTCCAGCACCTAGCCCTCTGGTTAATTTTTGCCCAATTTGTAACCTTTTAATGGATGAGGACTGATCTAATGCTTGAGCATCGGTATTAATCGACCAGAATTCTACTCCTCCCAAATCGCTGGCAATCATTCGGTTGACGGCGTTCCCGCCACCACCGCCGACACCAATAACTTTGATTTTGGCAATGCTGCTGTGAACGATGCGATCTGGTCTGGGGCTTTCTTTGGGAATG
Above is a genomic segment from Merismopedia glauca CCAP 1448/3 containing:
- the ftsZ gene encoding cell division protein FtsZ, yielding MTVNSKLGLNPENSHTPAQIDPTVTVNNSNPFSNSGLQFNTGYDTKGIPKESPRPDRIVHSSIAKIKVIGVGGGGGNAVNRMIASDLGGVEFWSINTDAQALDQSSSIKRLQIGQKLTRGLGAGGNPAIGQKAAEESRDEIAAALEATDLVFITAGMGGGTGTGAAPIVAEIAKEMGALTVGVVTRPFMFEGRRRTNQAEEGIGALQTRVDTLIVIPNDKLLSVISEQTPVQEAFRFADDVLRQGVQGISDIITIPGLVNVDFADVRAVMADAGSALMGIGIGSGKSRAREAAVAAIASPLLESSIEGAKGVVFNITGGQDLTLHEVNTAAETIYEVVDPNANIIFGAVIDDKMQGEIRITVIATGFTGEPVPPNPTAKVSQIPKREFYPPATPSRQAPEPKSPDLDLPDFLRNRRPPRQ